A stretch of Aureispira sp. CCB-E DNA encodes these proteins:
- a CDS encoding sodium/proline symporter: MEISKLIALGLYVIILFLIGYFASRRVKSMSDFYVGGKNMGFWAVAFSARATGESGWLLIGLTGMGAISGLSTYWVVVGEVLGVAISWGLMAKRFKRKTDAYHAITIPDYLEEHFKAKTKTLRVLASTILSIFVIIYVSSQIDVTGKAFESMLGMNYYTGAILGFFIVLTYIFIGGFVAAVWSDLFQGLLMFFGLLLLPVVVYFSMDGSAGIINSLNSIDPALTNIWGTSDDVWMNVATMLGFAMIGLGFLGSPQVYVRFMSIKDEAEIDKGKWVAIIFTLLTDAAAVTIGILARILFTESGQDPELVLGNAGEDVLSIMTENFLPYVLVAIYVAVVLSAIMSTIDSLLIIASSAITRDFYQKIFNPEIPDEALTKISRRVTFLMAILALIIALVIAVNSPNRTVFWMVIFGWSGIAASFCPVIILSLFWKGYSEAGAIASMITGFLCVPFFKFVVANIAGIGPYFEKLDVLAPSFLIAMIVGWFFSKLYPKKELQEG; this comes from the coding sequence ATGGAAATTTCTAAATTGATAGCCTTAGGGCTTTATGTCATTATTTTATTTCTTATTGGATACTTTGCCTCTCGCAGAGTGAAAAGTATGAGTGATTTTTATGTAGGTGGAAAAAATATGGGATTTTGGGCGGTTGCTTTTTCAGCTAGAGCAACAGGCGAGTCAGGGTGGCTATTGATAGGTTTGACAGGAATGGGAGCTATTTCTGGTTTATCGACTTATTGGGTCGTTGTTGGAGAAGTTTTGGGTGTAGCAATATCTTGGGGTTTGATGGCCAAACGATTTAAAAGGAAAACAGATGCCTATCACGCAATTACAATTCCTGATTATTTGGAGGAACATTTTAAAGCAAAAACAAAAACACTTCGAGTTTTAGCCTCAACAATTCTTTCAATTTTTGTTATCATCTACGTGAGCTCTCAAATAGATGTCACAGGGAAAGCGTTTGAGTCGATGCTCGGTATGAACTATTACACAGGAGCAATTCTTGGTTTCTTTATTGTATTGACTTATATCTTTATTGGAGGATTTGTAGCAGCAGTATGGTCGGATTTATTTCAAGGGCTTTTGATGTTTTTTGGATTGTTATTACTACCGGTAGTCGTTTATTTTTCGATGGATGGGAGCGCAGGAATTATCAATAGCCTAAATAGTATAGATCCTGCTTTGACCAATATATGGGGGACAAGCGATGATGTTTGGATGAACGTTGCTACTATGCTGGGCTTTGCTATGATTGGCTTAGGTTTTTTGGGATCTCCTCAAGTATACGTTCGTTTTATGTCAATTAAGGACGAAGCGGAGATAGATAAGGGAAAATGGGTAGCAATAATTTTCACCTTATTAACAGATGCTGCGGCTGTAACAATTGGAATTTTAGCAAGAATACTATTCACGGAGAGTGGTCAAGATCCTGAACTTGTATTAGGAAATGCAGGGGAAGATGTATTGTCTATTATGACAGAAAACTTTTTGCCTTATGTATTGGTTGCAATTTATGTTGCTGTGGTTCTTTCTGCGATAATGTCCACGATTGATTCTCTGCTAATTATTGCTTCTAGTGCAATTACTAGAGATTTCTACCAAAAAATATTTAATCCTGAAATCCCTGATGAAGCATTGACAAAAATATCAAGGAGAGTAACTTTCTTAATGGCTATTCTTGCTTTGATAATAGCTTTAGTTATTGCTGTTAATTCTCCTAATCGAACTGTTTTTTGGATGGTTATATTTGGATGGTCGGGGATAGCGGCTTCTTTTTGTCCTGTTATTATTTTGTCTCTGTTTTGGAAAGGGTACTCAGAGGCAGGGGCTATTGCTTCAATGATAACGGGCTTCCTCTGTGTACCATTTTTTAAGTTTGTAGTTGCGAATATAGCTGGCATTGGGCCTTATTTTGAGAAACTCGATGTTTTGGCACCTTCATTTTTAATAGCAATGATTGTAGGCTGGTTCTTTTCAAAATTATACCCTAAAAAAGAATTACAAGAGGGGTAA
- a CDS encoding aminotransferase class V-fold PLP-dependent enzyme, producing the protein MKNTLDLFQRITNDLLKDEKENPVTQYIPSSELFKTLDLSLKDTPLDEDEFEKIVKELVFASPRTATNGFFNQLFGGRNDKAILGELLSVILNNSMYTYKAAGPQIGVEKVILREVCDMIGWDKNADGTLVPGGSMTNFMSMLMARDAAIATVKYQGVQQKMMVYTSKESHYSIPKNAAFCGIGRDNVRYIPTNEKGELDVTSLKEQIEQDVQNGGIPIMVNLTAGTTVLGAFDPIRPVSEICKKYNMWLHVDGAYCGSTLFSKKYRHLIDGIELVDSFSFNAHKMIGTPLSCSIIVAKDKKHLYNSFSNDASYLYQTDHDEFNLGKTSLQCGRRNDALKFWTLWKSVGTSGLEKIVDHQFALADTAREYVRNHKDYEMYSYDNSIAICFNYKGIPARDICTLLYEHSELLVGYGTFQGDEFIRLVTINAQNDHQDILNFFEKLEQFVAVNHNLFSLEATT; encoded by the coding sequence ATGAAAAATACACTTGATTTATTTCAAAGAATAACAAATGACCTCTTGAAGGACGAAAAGGAAAATCCTGTCACTCAATATATCCCATCTTCTGAACTATTTAAGACACTTGATTTATCGCTTAAGGATACTCCTTTGGATGAAGATGAATTTGAAAAAATAGTAAAGGAGTTGGTTTTTGCTTCGCCAAGAACGGCAACGAATGGCTTTTTTAATCAATTGTTTGGTGGTAGAAATGACAAAGCTATTTTAGGAGAATTGCTATCTGTGATTTTGAATAACAGCATGTATACTTATAAAGCGGCTGGTCCACAGATTGGGGTAGAAAAGGTTATCTTAAGAGAAGTGTGCGATATGATAGGTTGGGACAAAAATGCAGACGGCACTCTAGTGCCAGGAGGGTCTATGACTAATTTTATGTCTATGTTGATGGCTAGAGATGCAGCCATTGCTACTGTGAAATATCAAGGTGTTCAACAAAAAATGATGGTTTATACCTCAAAAGAATCGCATTATAGCATTCCTAAAAACGCAGCTTTCTGTGGGATAGGTCGAGACAATGTTCGCTATATTCCTACCAACGAAAAAGGAGAACTAGATGTTACTAGCTTGAAAGAACAAATAGAGCAAGATGTGCAAAATGGAGGCATCCCAATTATGGTAAACCTAACTGCTGGTACTACTGTGTTGGGAGCTTTTGACCCAATTCGCCCTGTGAGCGAAATTTGCAAAAAATATAATATGTGGCTTCACGTTGATGGAGCGTACTGCGGCTCTACCTTGTTTAGCAAAAAGTATAGGCATTTGATCGATGGAATCGAATTGGTTGATTCGTTTAGTTTTAATGCACATAAAATGATAGGCACTCCATTGTCTTGCTCCATTATAGTTGCAAAAGATAAAAAGCACCTATACAATTCTTTCTCTAATGATGCTAGTTATTTGTATCAAACAGATCACGATGAATTTAATTTAGGAAAAACGTCTTTACAATGCGGACGAAGAAACGATGCTCTAAAATTCTGGACGCTTTGGAAAAGCGTAGGAACATCAGGTTTAGAGAAAATTGTAGATCATCAGTTTGCCTTGGCAGATACCGCTCGTGAATATGTTCGTAATCATAAAGATTACGAAATGTATAGTTATGACAATTCGATTGCTATTTGTTTTAACTATAAGGGAATTCCTGCGCGTGATATTTGTACGTTATTGTACGAACACTCAGAGTTACTAGTAGGTTATGGTACTTTTCAAGGAGATGAGTTTATACGATTAGTAACAATTAATGCTCAAAATGACCATCAAGATATTTTAAATTTCTTTGAGAAACTAGAGCAATTTGTAGCCGTCAATCACAATTTATTCAGTTTGGAGGCAACAACTTAA
- a CDS encoding cysteine dioxygenase family protein: protein MNHITTIAQLTQILDQASPAECSKIMKRIRIDTSELEHCATWSDQSYTRNCLARNKKYELILLCWDIGAKTPIHDHGGKDCWVYQIQGTIQETRYQAFNLRLKETHQMTLSAQKLTYMNDSMGYHALENIANQRAMTLHIYVSPIDVCEVFNTQKGCFETKKMSYHTHQEKNTSMLVS from the coding sequence ATGAATCATATCACTACTATTGCACAACTAACCCAAATTTTAGATCAAGCTTCTCCTGCTGAATGTTCAAAAATCATGAAAAGAATCAGGATAGATACCTCTGAATTGGAACATTGTGCAACATGGTCTGATCAATCTTACACCCGAAATTGTTTGGCTAGAAATAAAAAATATGAGTTAATTCTATTGTGTTGGGATATTGGAGCCAAAACACCAATACACGACCACGGTGGGAAAGATTGTTGGGTCTATCAAATACAAGGAACAATACAAGAAACTCGATACCAAGCATTCAATTTACGATTAAAAGAAACCCATCAGATGACATTATCTGCTCAAAAACTAACCTATATGAATGACAGCATGGGATATCATGCTCTAGAAAACATTGCCAACCAACGAGCAATGACACTTCACATCTATGTATCCCCGATTGATGTTTGCGAAGTATTTAATACACAAAAAGGTTGCTTTGAAACAAAAAAAATGTCTTACCATACCCATCAAGAAAAGAACACGAGTATGTTAGTTTCTTAA
- a CDS encoding Lrp/AsnC family transcriptional regulator — MNQIDLKILDMLQSNSGRTAKEMATELSLTTTPVYERIKKLEKAGYIKQYVALLNTDLLHKNIIVFMNITIKDHYKEVRDKFVKSMESLDEVSEFYHTSGSFDFLAKVRFANIKEYRDFLVNEVAAIRNISDIDSQIVLEEIKYSTKVKLSGLNKEKE; from the coding sequence ATGAATCAGATTGATTTAAAAATTCTTGATATGCTTCAAAGCAATTCTGGTAGAACAGCCAAAGAAATGGCAACAGAATTGTCTTTAACCACTACTCCCGTTTACGAACGCATCAAGAAATTAGAAAAAGCAGGATATATTAAACAATATGTTGCTTTGCTGAATACAGATTTGCTTCATAAAAACATTATTGTTTTTATGAACATCACTATCAAAGACCATTATAAAGAAGTACGAGATAAGTTCGTAAAAAGTATGGAATCTCTAGATGAAGTATCTGAGTTTTATCACACATCGGGAAGTTTTGACTTTTTGGCTAAAGTGAGGTTTGCAAATATTAAAGAGTATAGAGATTTTTTAGTCAATGAAGTTGCAGCTATTCGAAACATCAGCGACATTGATAGCCAAATTGTTTTAGAAGAAATCAAGTACTCGACAAAAGTCAAACTTAGCGGTTTGAACAAAGAAAAAGAATAG